The Thaumasiovibrio subtropicus genome window below encodes:
- a CDS encoding MarR family winged helix-turn-helix transcriptional regulator: MANQTPADTIDLIIEQWQQEKPQLNTLPMAMLGRMKRLAAHSEKAIADCHKQFGIKLGEFDVLATLLRSGQPYTLTPSVLFKTMMLSSGAMTNRLDRLEEKGLITRAHSKDDRRSVTVSLTDEGKALIEEAIVAHVKVQESLVAGITTEDQHAFSELSKRWLISLKHDADLPQD, translated from the coding sequence ATGGCTAATCAAACGCCAGCAGATACGATCGATCTGATCATTGAACAATGGCAGCAAGAAAAACCGCAACTCAACACCTTACCTATGGCGATGCTTGGCAGAATGAAACGCTTAGCCGCGCACTCCGAAAAAGCGATTGCGGATTGTCATAAGCAGTTTGGTATCAAGCTCGGTGAGTTCGACGTGTTAGCGACTTTACTTCGCTCGGGTCAACCCTACACGCTGACGCCTTCGGTGCTGTTTAAAACCATGATGCTGAGCTCCGGCGCAATGACTAATCGCCTTGATCGTCTCGAAGAGAAAGGTTTAATTACACGGGCGCACTCTAAAGATGATCGCCGCAGTGTGACCGTGAGTTTAACGGATGAAGGTAAGGCCCTGATCGAAGAGGCAATTGTGGCACACGTTAAAGTCCAAGAGTCCCTGGTGGCGGGAATCACTACAGAAGATCAACATGCGTTCTCTGAACTATCGAAGCGATGGTTGATTTCGCTCAAGCATGATGCTGATTTGCCTCAAGATTAG
- a CDS encoding copper chaperone PCu(A)C, with the protein MKKTLLLSLSLLFSGLVNAQDVDVGDLHIQKPWSKLVPPTSAVTAGFFDVTNEGEADDRIIAARADIAGKVELHNHIHEDGMMKMREVSSIEVPAGETVSLKPGSFHVMFFNLTKVPALGEQFPVIVTFEKAGEVELMFKVKEAIKPMHHNGKHDHNAHDGEHHHH; encoded by the coding sequence ATGAAAAAAACACTTTTACTTTCTCTCTCGCTGCTCTTTTCAGGGCTCGTTAACGCACAGGATGTTGACGTTGGCGATCTCCACATCCAAAAACCGTGGTCTAAGCTGGTTCCGCCGACATCTGCGGTGACTGCGGGCTTCTTTGATGTGACCAATGAAGGTGAGGCTGACGACCGTATTATTGCCGCTCGCGCAGACATCGCCGGTAAGGTTGAGCTACACAACCATATCCATGAAGACGGCATGATGAAAATGCGTGAAGTCTCAAGTATTGAAGTACCGGCAGGCGAAACGGTCTCCCTAAAGCCGGGCAGCTTCCACGTGATGTTCTTTAACCTCACTAAGGTCCCGGCGCTAGGCGAACAGTTCCCTGTCATCGTTACGTTTGAAAAAGCCGGGGAGGTAGAGCTGATGTTTAAAGTCAAAGAAGCCATTAAACCGATGCACCACAATGGGAAGCACGATCATAACGCTCATGATGGCGAACATCACCATCATTGA
- a CDS encoding BCCT family transporter: protein MSTDLNKPVFFSSVFIIALLVIFGVSMPAELEANFSILQKWLINNASWFYLAAVAIFFVFLIGVMCSRLGDIKLGPDHAEPEYSLGAWFAMLFSAGMGIGLVFYGVSEPVMHTMWPPVGEAFSAEAAQQALKITFFHWGISAWAVYALVALSLAYFSYRHKLPLLPRSALYPLIGDRIYGVIGHAVDAFCVIGTLFGVATSLGFGVMQVNAGFNYLFGLEVSSGVQMGLIVVITLFATISVVLGLDNGIKQLSKVNMVLAGALLIVVIVAGPTALIMQMFVQNTGAYLSDLVTMTFNLYAYDPKEEWIGGWTIFYWGWWISWSPFVGMFIARVSRGRTIREFLVGVLLIPSSFCFLWFTAFGNTAIDAIINKGMTSLSETVANDVPAALFQFFELMPMSTVLSVIGVVLIITFFVSSSDSGSLVIDTLTSGGAAEPPVWQRVFWASTEGVVAAALLWAGGLAALQTMTIVSAFPITVMLLAFCYSLFKALRHDYLLMNSVQTHNTAVQYAKANVSWQSRISALVSHPDRGEATSFITDTVQPALIDLANEMQANGLNASIEKLSEQRVRLVVRKDEAEDFAYGIRLQQFVVPCYANDEETESQEEYYRAEVYLLQGGQQYDVLGYTKEQIIADALTQYERHLHFLHLAVSEEAPAQA, encoded by the coding sequence TTGTCTACGGACTTAAATAAACCTGTTTTTTTCTCTTCTGTTTTTATTATTGCTCTACTCGTCATCTTTGGCGTGTCTATGCCGGCTGAGCTTGAGGCTAACTTTTCTATTTTGCAAAAGTGGCTGATCAACAATGCGAGTTGGTTCTATCTCGCTGCCGTTGCAATCTTTTTCGTTTTCTTGATTGGCGTAATGTGTAGCCGATTAGGTGATATCAAACTTGGTCCAGACCATGCCGAACCTGAATACAGCCTAGGTGCTTGGTTCGCGATGCTGTTTTCCGCAGGCATGGGGATCGGTTTGGTTTTTTATGGCGTGTCTGAACCTGTCATGCACACCATGTGGCCGCCGGTTGGCGAAGCCTTTAGTGCCGAAGCGGCACAGCAAGCGTTAAAAATCACGTTCTTCCACTGGGGTATCAGTGCTTGGGCCGTTTATGCACTTGTTGCACTTTCGCTCGCTTACTTCTCTTATCGCCATAAGTTGCCACTGTTACCACGCTCTGCTCTTTACCCTCTCATTGGTGATCGTATCTATGGTGTGATTGGTCATGCCGTGGATGCGTTCTGCGTGATTGGTACCTTGTTCGGTGTCGCCACCTCGCTCGGTTTTGGAGTGATGCAGGTGAATGCGGGTTTCAACTACCTGTTCGGCCTTGAGGTTTCAAGTGGCGTGCAGATGGGGCTCATCGTTGTTATCACCTTGTTTGCGACGATTTCTGTTGTTCTGGGTTTAGACAACGGGATTAAGCAGCTTTCTAAAGTGAACATGGTCTTGGCTGGCGCATTGCTTATCGTCGTGATCGTTGCGGGTCCAACGGCATTGATCATGCAGATGTTTGTGCAAAACACTGGCGCGTATCTGTCTGATCTCGTCACCATGACTTTCAACCTCTATGCCTACGACCCGAAAGAAGAGTGGATTGGCGGTTGGACGATTTTCTACTGGGGCTGGTGGATCTCTTGGTCACCGTTCGTGGGGATGTTTATCGCACGTGTTTCACGTGGTCGTACAATTCGTGAGTTCCTTGTCGGCGTGTTGCTCATTCCAAGCTCATTCTGCTTCTTGTGGTTCACGGCGTTTGGTAACACGGCTATCGACGCGATCATCAACAAAGGCATGACGTCACTGAGTGAGACGGTGGCGAATGATGTGCCTGCCGCGTTGTTCCAATTCTTTGAATTGATGCCAATGTCGACAGTGCTATCTGTTATTGGTGTTGTGTTGATCATTACTTTCTTCGTCAGCTCATCTGACTCTGGCTCATTAGTGATTGATACCTTAACCAGCGGTGGTGCAGCAGAGCCGCCTGTATGGCAACGGGTATTTTGGGCTTCAACCGAAGGTGTGGTTGCGGCAGCACTATTGTGGGCAGGTGGTTTAGCCGCGCTGCAAACCATGACCATTGTGAGTGCTTTCCCGATTACGGTGATGCTGCTTGCGTTCTGTTACTCGCTATTTAAAGCACTGCGTCATGATTACTTGCTGATGAACAGCGTGCAAACGCACAATACAGCGGTACAGTACGCGAAAGCGAACGTAAGTTGGCAAAGCCGTATTTCTGCGCTGGTCTCTCACCCTGACCGTGGCGAAGCGACCTCGTTTATTACGGATACGGTGCAGCCTGCCTTGATCGATCTTGCGAACGAGATGCAAGCAAATGGCCTGAACGCCAGTATCGAGAAACTGAGTGAACAACGGGTGCGTTTAGTGGTGCGTAAAGATGAAGCGGAAGATTTCGCTTATGGTATTCGTCTTCAGCAGTTTGTCGTACCGTGTTACGCCAATGATGAAGAGACAGAGAGTCAAGAAGAGTACTACCGCGCTGAAGTCTACCTGTTGCAAGGTGGTCAGCAGTACGATGTATTGGGCTATACCAAAGAGCAAATCATTGCGGATGCACTGACGCAGTATGAACGCCACCTCCATTTCTTGCACTTAGCGGTCTCTGAAGAGGCACCCGCGCAAGCCTAG
- a CDS encoding DMT family transporter — MIILLLMIPQMFWGTTYAVTQFGFESWPTFALGVLRALPAGLILLALKPTWPQRRYWKPLFINAVVNIGAFFTCIFIAAQTLPAGFAAVGSATTPMFAMIINHFRGEAAPAKRQIAAALLMLTAATLLFNPAQGEVNLIGVAAMVIGILLILFGSLCAKTLIAELGWWQVLVWQLILGGLMLVPFAAWQWWQSPPSVTFSRQLFGSATWLVIANTMIAYSAFLYLLRKATILQLAFAGIANPLAGIAAGAILMSEQFEFYQYGLMALMLICALLAQLKPNQNRWKTKELSGSEAQ; from the coding sequence GTGATTATTCTTCTTCTGATGATTCCTCAGATGTTCTGGGGAACAACGTATGCGGTAACCCAGTTTGGCTTTGAGTCTTGGCCGACCTTTGCGCTAGGTGTGCTCAGGGCGTTACCAGCTGGACTTATCTTATTGGCGCTTAAACCGACATGGCCGCAACGACGCTATTGGAAACCGCTGTTTATCAATGCCGTGGTGAACATCGGTGCTTTTTTCACCTGTATTTTCATTGCCGCGCAAACACTCCCTGCAGGCTTTGCTGCCGTTGGTTCTGCAACGACCCCCATGTTTGCGATGATCATTAATCATTTTAGGGGCGAAGCCGCACCCGCCAAACGCCAAATAGCCGCGGCATTACTTATGCTAACGGCGGCAACTCTGTTGTTTAATCCGGCGCAAGGTGAGGTCAACCTTATTGGTGTTGCGGCAATGGTCATCGGCATCCTGTTGATTCTCTTCGGCAGCTTGTGTGCAAAAACCTTGATAGCCGAGTTAGGTTGGTGGCAAGTGCTCGTATGGCAGTTGATTTTAGGGGGATTGATGTTGGTGCCTTTCGCTGCTTGGCAGTGGTGGCAGTCGCCCCCTTCAGTCACGTTCAGTCGTCAGCTCTTTGGTTCAGCAACTTGGTTGGTGATTGCCAACACCATGATTGCTTACAGTGCATTTCTCTATCTGTTGCGCAAAGCGACGATATTGCAGCTCGCGTTTGCGGGGATAGCGAACCCTTTGGCCGGCATTGCTGCAGGGGCGATATTGATGTCAGAACAATTCGAGTTCTATCAATATGGGTTAATGGCGCTGATGTTGATCTGTGCGCTGCTGGCGCAATTGAAACCCAATCAAAATAGGTGGAAGACGAAGGAATTGAGTGGCAGTGAAGCGCAGTGA
- a CDS encoding DUF6868 family protein, whose protein sequence is MIETMRSLLGVSACFNVAVLYSWFLTFTFAHQRLYQWQTRHSGWDVSRFNQWHYRALARIKNFTITCLLVPSVILHLYLMAI, encoded by the coding sequence ATGATAGAAACGATGCGAAGTTTATTAGGTGTGAGCGCGTGCTTTAATGTTGCCGTCTTGTATTCTTGGTTTCTCACTTTCACGTTTGCACATCAACGCCTTTATCAATGGCAAACGCGGCACTCTGGCTGGGACGTTTCTCGTTTCAATCAATGGCACTATCGCGCGCTGGCAAGAATCAAAAACTTCACCATCACCTGTTTGCTCGTCCCTTCCGTTATTCTCCACCTCTATCTAATGGCAATCTAA